A genomic region of Enterococcus sp. 12C11_DIV0727 contains the following coding sequences:
- a CDS encoding DNA/RNA non-specific endonuclease, which produces MVKYISADSIALIQGLTTNITIAKGVTGQLKSGSQHLIQSVDGEQLSGAAYTAGKGLFQDLILPTVERVDNAVDAIKEELSSYQAADGLVNKWAVIDEQVQNELIQSFQRQISVINFQIQCSNKLGLLGKLAKGALEALVHDNQRLEQARSNLEDKIREEQEKLEALANFQSETNGLFRDSLTQLKIGMQAIEVLGLMTVNPETGAYAFPDGFDSSWVTSVKSTSVTTTRKQVALENGMDELQLPKAARKYYQEIMKEALKNVPADQWAAAINELNQLLMFDNEGNILRVLPVNMGAGDGVIILKNGVNDAELTAQANKELNAQQRELLNQSLLQLATGVTTALGGLGITGLSLGGTYFSGGTLALTGITQAGVVAGTATTGAGVAIVSDAISKMGVASSTVNYSFANNYNQYHKDLKPNNKYKAGEHDYNYKTDDLGRLEKAGPDELKPKTHDGRLPHNPNTPGKLPGDHAGHAFGDRFGGSPELNNLFSQSSKANLSDFKKIENSWAKALNQGKKVIAEVKANYSGNSPRPVSFEVKWSIDGIDFSKIIGN; this is translated from the coding sequence ATGGTAAAATATATAAGTGCAGATTCAATAGCCTTGATTCAAGGGTTAACAACGAATATCACTATTGCGAAAGGTGTTACAGGACAACTAAAGTCAGGTAGTCAACATTTGATTCAGTCAGTAGATGGTGAACAGCTATCTGGGGCTGCGTATACAGCAGGGAAAGGCTTATTTCAAGACTTGATTCTTCCAACCGTTGAACGTGTAGATAATGCAGTTGATGCAATAAAAGAAGAACTCAGCAGTTATCAAGCAGCGGACGGATTAGTGAATAAATGGGCTGTTATTGATGAACAGGTGCAAAATGAATTAATTCAATCATTTCAACGCCAAATTTCAGTGATTAATTTTCAAATTCAATGCTCAAATAAATTAGGATTGCTTGGGAAATTGGCTAAAGGAGCTTTAGAAGCTTTAGTCCATGATAACCAACGATTAGAACAGGCACGTTCAAATTTAGAAGATAAAATAAGAGAAGAGCAAGAAAAATTAGAAGCATTAGCCAATTTTCAGTCAGAAACAAATGGTTTATTTCGTGATTCATTGACTCAGTTAAAGATTGGTATGCAAGCTATAGAAGTGCTAGGATTAATGACGGTGAATCCAGAAACAGGAGCTTACGCTTTTCCTGATGGGTTTGATTCTTCTTGGGTAACATCTGTTAAATCAACAAGCGTAACTACAACAAGAAAACAGGTCGCTTTAGAAAATGGTATGGATGAACTCCAGTTACCAAAAGCAGCTCGGAAATATTATCAAGAAATTATGAAAGAGGCATTGAAAAATGTTCCTGCTGATCAATGGGCAGCAGCTATTAATGAGTTGAATCAGTTATTGATGTTTGATAATGAAGGAAACATATTGAGAGTGTTACCTGTGAATATGGGTGCAGGTGATGGAGTCATTATTTTAAAGAATGGTGTAAATGATGCAGAATTAACCGCTCAAGCTAACAAAGAATTGAATGCTCAACAAAGAGAACTTTTAAATCAATCTCTGTTACAATTAGCTACGGGAGTAACTACAGCACTTGGAGGATTAGGGATAACTGGACTAAGTTTAGGTGGAACTTATTTTTCTGGAGGAACACTTGCCTTAACAGGCATCACACAAGCAGGAGTCGTAGCAGGTACAGCAACTACAGGAGCGGGTGTGGCAATTGTTTCGGATGCTATTAGTAAGATGGGTGTTGCTAGTTCGACAGTTAACTATAGTTTCGCAAATAATTATAATCAGTACCATAAAGATTTGAAGCCGAATAATAAGTATAAGGCAGGGGAACATGATTATAACTATAAAACTGATGATTTAGGTCGGTTGGAAAAAGCAGGTCCTGATGAATTAAAACCCAAAACTCATGATGGAAGACTTCCACATAATCCTAATACACCTGGTAAATTGCCAGGAGATCATGCAGGGCATGCCTTCGGAGATAGGTTTGGCGGGTCTCCAGAATTGAATAATTTATTTTCACAGTCAAGTAAAGCAAACTTGAGTGATTTTAAAAAAATTGAAAATTCTTGGGCAAAGGCACTAAATCAAGGTAAGAAAGTTATAGCAGAAGTTAAGGCCAATTATAGTGGAAATTCTCCACGACCTGTTTCTTTTGAAGTTAAGTGGAGTATTGATGGGATAGATTTTTCTAAAATTATAGGAAATTAA
- a CDS encoding cell division protein FtsK yields the protein MDDKDLERYLNQSLNMALSMNGESTYTNSFFVEVRADGFLFVPRTPAGYLIDNDLYHKIFIIANASLYPRYTLLKQNSAYFMPLDTEDIHTQRALFFPWFKGISDRLIVPNLSDHIKQLAKNQLPLMKNLTIDYRKVTSLLIAGNSGSGKSYFLTYLLECLRPLSELIIIDPKFDSPSRWARSHDISVIHPESNRSKSDFVSQVNDALSTVLKTIYERQEILYHEPSHQFEHVTVVIDEVLAISEGINKQIKEAFMSLLSSIALLGRATRCHLVLVSQRFDFNAVPVSVREQANVLVQIGNISSKTTQFLFPDLNPEGIVIPIGKGTGLIQVIDSEHPYQVLPLLTPTFYTERGIL from the coding sequence ATGGACGACAAAGACCTTGAACGTTATTTAAACCAAAGTTTGAACATGGCATTATCCATGAATGGGGAATCAACGTACACAAATTCTTTTTTCGTAGAGGTTCGGGCGGACGGATTTTTATTCGTTCCCCGCACTCCTGCGGGTTATCTGATAGACAATGATCTGTACCATAAAATCTTTATTATTGCGAATGCTAGCTTGTACCCTCGTTATACGCTATTAAAACAAAACTCGGCGTATTTCATGCCCCTTGATACAGAGGATATCCACACACAACGAGCTTTGTTCTTTCCGTGGTTTAAAGGCATTAGTGACCGTTTGATTGTTCCGAATCTTTCGGATCATATCAAGCAATTGGCAAAGAATCAGCTACCACTCATGAAAAATCTGACGATTGATTATCGAAAAGTAACCAGTCTTTTGATTGCAGGCAATTCAGGCAGTGGAAAATCCTATTTCTTGACCTATCTTCTTGAATGCCTGCGCCCACTATCAGAGTTAATCATCATTGACCCGAAATTTGACAGCCCGTCACGTTGGGCAAGAAGTCATGATATTTCAGTGATACACCCTGAAAGTAATCGGTCAAAAAGTGACTTTGTTAGTCAAGTGAACGACGCATTAAGCACTGTCTTAAAGACGATTTATGAACGGCAAGAAATACTTTATCATGAACCTTCACATCAATTTGAACATGTCACGGTTGTGATTGATGAAGTACTGGCAATATCTGAGGGCATAAACAAACAAATCAAAGAAGCCTTTATGTCCTTGCTTAGTTCAATTGCTTTATTAGGACGTGCGACCCGTTGCCACCTTGTTCTAGTGTCACAGCGATTTGATTTTAACGCCGTACCTGTCAGTGTACGGGAACAAGCAAATGTATTGGTTCAGATTGGCAATATCAGCAGTAAAACAACCCAATTTTTATTTCCCGACTTGAACCCTGAGGGGATTGTCATTCCAATCGGAAAAGGAACAGGCTTGATACAAGTGATTGACAGTGAACACCCGTATCAAGTTCTACCCTTGCTTACACCCACATTTTATACAGAAAGAGGAATTTTATAA
- a CDS encoding helix-turn-helix transcriptional regulator, whose translation MNVYETLKFIRISKKIKQRDMLPSTADHQIYNRIETGRRKISVDELFEALNTLQVTPSEFFTLVTNYKENQIKTIDSHLSSYSRKKFELDDEDKAQLLNDYFYLNNIETKTVSELCLFCDIKALCHNIVVEIEPISKYDLHLIFTMIKNRKNGYYTYYEYRLVSNTIILFPQEKISFLLDKMFPIENLETRDEKVINIASLAFNNAVTASLHERDYKQALYYIKLGKQQQINPRNFLFYFSLGYLEDLLNYLVTGNITYLNKVYTFIVLLENTNDSDFAEILKDEVKKLAFETQRKTQKKELKPVNMRTE comes from the coding sequence ATGAATGTATATGAAACTTTGAAATTTATAAGAATTTCAAAAAAAATTAAACAAAGAGATATGCTCCCTTCTACAGCCGATCACCAAATTTATAATCGGATTGAAACTGGTCGGCGAAAAATTTCTGTTGATGAACTTTTCGAAGCACTAAACACCTTACAAGTGACCCCATCAGAATTTTTTACTTTAGTTACAAATTATAAAGAAAATCAAATTAAAACAATTGATTCTCACCTGTCAAGCTATTCAAGAAAAAAATTTGAACTAGATGATGAAGATAAAGCACAATTACTAAATGATTATTTTTATTTAAATAATATTGAAACTAAAACAGTATCTGAGCTTTGTTTATTCTGTGATATAAAAGCACTGTGTCATAATATAGTCGTTGAAATAGAACCTATTTCAAAATACGATTTACATTTAATATTTACTATGATAAAAAATAGAAAAAATGGTTACTATACTTATTATGAATATCGACTAGTTTCTAATACAATCATTCTTTTCCCACAAGAAAAAATCAGTTTTCTCTTAGATAAAATGTTTCCAATCGAAAATTTAGAAACTCGCGATGAAAAAGTAATTAATATTGCTTCGTTAGCTTTTAATAACGCTGTTACAGCTTCTCTTCATGAAAGAGATTACAAACAAGCCCTCTATTACATTAAATTAGGAAAACAACAACAAATTAACCCTAGAAATTTTCTGTTCTATTTTTCGTTAGGCTATCTTGAAGATTTACTAAACTACCTTGTTACTGGAAACATTACTTATCTAAATAAAGTCTATACATTTATTGTTCTTCTTGAAAATACAAATGATTCTGATTTTGCAGAGATTTTAAAAGATGAAGTAAAAAAACTAGCTTTTGAAACACAAAGAAAAACACAAAAAAAAGAATTAAAACCCGTCAACATGAGAACAGAGTAA